The nucleotide sequence GATCACTGACAACGGCATCGAGAACATTCCTCGGGAGTGACGGGCCGCTGCGGCGTCCGGCGGAAAGCCCGCTGCGGGGATCAGCGAGAATCGATGCGGACGTGAGCGTGATAGGCTATCAGTCCTCCAGATACGCGTAGAGGTCCTCCCGCGGGCCGCCACAGCCCGGACAGCGATCCGGGATCTCGTCGAGATCGCCCAGTTCGCCGCAGTTGACGCACCGCCAGAGCAGATATCCTTCCCCGGCGTCCGATCCGAGCGCTTGTTTCAGTGAAACGGTCTCGACGTCGCCGTGCGTTTGTACCTCAACGCCGGTTTCGGTGATTGCGCGGATCGTGCCGATCGCTCGGCCGTCGGCGTCGTACACCCGTTGGCCGGGTTCGAGCGTTCGCGTCGTCGCGTCGGTGGTGTTCGTGTCGGCCATACCGGACTATTCGCTCGCTATCAGCATAAATCGTCCCTCACTGATTGATCGGCGAGTTACGTCCCCGTCATCGACCGCCGAAAGAACTCGGCGAACTTCTCTCGGAGCGAGGAGCCGTCGCCGAGTCGGAGGTAGTAGGCGTCGCCGCCGTCCTCGTAGTAGCCGTTGATCCGCCGGATGATCTCGAAGCCGAGGTGCTCGTAAAACGACAGCGCGCTCTCGTTCGTCGCCCGCGCGTGACAGGAGATCGATTCGTGATCTTGGAGCGCGGCGGCGACGAGTCGCTTGCCGTACCCCTCGCCGCGACGGTCGGGCGCGACGGCGAGAAAGAGAATGTATCCGTCCCGTCGAACCGACGCGAAGCCGACGAGGTCGTCGCCCTCGAAGAGCAGGTGGTCGTTCGCGCGGCGGTACGCGTCGGCGAAAAAGGCCCGTCGCTGCTTGAGGACGCTCTCGCGCTCTCGGATCCGTTCTTTGAGTTCCCACGTGTCCGCGGCGAACTCGCTGGATCCCGGGGGATCGACTCGCGTCTCGACGTTGACGCTCACAGGTATCGATAGAACCACGACCGATATAATTCCACCGTCGAATCGCGAATCTGCCGACTCGTTCGTCTCAGCCCCCCGCGAGGGTCGAGCTCAGACGAACACGATCAACAGGAGCACGACCAGCACCGACCCGGTCAGGATCACCTGCACAACCGACGAGGCGAGCACGCCGACCGTCGTGTACAGTGCGACGCGCAGCCCCCGTTCGGTGTCCGCGTGCTGGGCGAACTCGACGGCGAAGACGGCAACCGCGATCCCGACGAGAAAGCCGATCGGTCCGGCGACGAGGAGGAGTACGAGCCCGACGACGACGGCGACGCCGGTGGTCACCAGCGACGCCCCGCCCGCCCGGGCCGCAATTGCGCCGCCGACGTAGTCGACCGTCATCGTCAGGACGCCGACGCCGACGAGCACGGCGACGACGAGCGCCGAGGGCTCGACGAAGCCCGTCGACCACCAGTAGCCGACGACGCCGACGACGGAGAGCAGCCCGCCGGGAACGAGCGGCAGCACCGATCCCGCGACGCCGGCGGCGACGACCGCGAGAAAGAGCCAACTGAGCGGTTCCATACCCGAGAGAAGTCATCGACGGTGATGAGCGCTGTGCTCCCGATCGCGCCGCTGACGCTGGTCGCTACTCCTGA is from Halobellus sp. LT62 and encodes:
- a CDS encoding DUF7130 family rubredoxin-like protein, which encodes MADTNTTDATTRTLEPGQRVYDADGRAIGTIRAITETGVEVQTHGDVETVSLKQALGSDAGEGYLLWRCVNCGELGDLDEIPDRCPGCGGPREDLYAYLED
- a CDS encoding GNAT family N-acetyltransferase, with amino-acid sequence MSVNVETRVDPPGSSEFAADTWELKERIRERESVLKQRRAFFADAYRRANDHLLFEGDDLVGFASVRRDGYILFLAVAPDRRGEGYGKRLVAAALQDHESISCHARATNESALSFYEHLGFEIIRRINGYYEDGGDAYYLRLGDGSSLREKFAEFFRRSMTGT
- a CDS encoding DUF456 family protein, which codes for MEPLSWLFLAVVAAGVAGSVLPLVPGGLLSVVGVVGYWWSTGFVEPSALVVAVLVGVGVLTMTVDYVGGAIAARAGGASLVTTGVAVVVGLVLLLVAGPIGFLVGIAVAVFAVEFAQHADTERGLRVALYTTVGVLASSVVQVILTGSVLVVLLLIVFV